One genomic segment of Rivularia sp. PCC 7116 includes these proteins:
- a CDS encoding alpha-amylase family protein, whose protein sequence is MSSEARSAFESLKKNQSSKLAARCGTRDADIFWLRLERYFEDLYHPLIEVYGQRDDAIEQFGLLFDQMIDAYVSRPESLRLLDLERQFTQRWFQEPNMVGYVFYVDLFAGNLNGIREKIGYLQELGITYLHLMPLLEPSPGNNDGGYAVKDYRKVNPELGTMSDLKQLSEELHACGISLCLDLVLNHTAKEHEWAQKAIAGEQEYLDYYYTFSDRTLPDIYEPDLPEIFPNDAPGNFSWYPNMGDTGRWVWTTFNEFQWDLNYTNPAVFREVVDIMFFLSNQGGDILRLDAAPFIWKREGTNCQNQPEVFKLIQAFRAIMRVVAPGTILKAEAIVPPDELQKYLGVKATVEKQCELAYNNQLMVLLWSSLATHKVNLMTHVFHSSPKMMIGCAPINYLRNHDDIGWAMTDRALETVGENGFLHRQFLNQFYSGNFDGSFAKGSLFQFNPETKDARITGTTASLCGLEKALAIGDENEIDLAVRRILLMHSIIFGFGGIPVIHMGDELGLLNDLSYMNDETKATDNRWMHRPSMDWDKAKLRHDNNTIEGRIFQGLLHLIKARKSTSLLHCFSFFYPMWTGNNSVLAYCQKRAEGTVMVLANFSETQKSIDAKMLDYAEMSGDIRNLLASGAPPNIINGRIHLQTYETMWLADN, encoded by the coding sequence ATGTCGAGCGAAGCCCGCTCCGCATTTGAATCATTAAAAAAAAATCAGTCATCCAAGTTGGCTGCTCGCTGTGGAACTAGAGATGCGGATATCTTTTGGTTACGCTTAGAAAGATATTTTGAAGATTTATACCACCCTTTGATAGAAGTTTACGGTCAACGCGATGATGCGATAGAGCAATTTGGTTTACTGTTTGACCAGATGATTGATGCCTATGTAAGTAGACCAGAATCTTTGCGGCTACTGGATTTGGAAAGGCAATTTACTCAACGCTGGTTTCAAGAACCAAATATGGTGGGTTACGTCTTTTATGTGGATTTATTCGCAGGAAATCTGAACGGGATACGGGAAAAAATTGGCTACTTGCAAGAACTCGGTATTACTTACCTGCACTTAATGCCGCTATTAGAGCCAAGTCCGGGAAATAATGATGGTGGGTATGCAGTAAAGGACTACCGCAAGGTTAATCCGGAATTGGGCACGATGTCGGATTTAAAACAGCTTAGTGAAGAACTTCATGCCTGTGGCATCAGTTTGTGTTTAGATTTAGTACTGAATCATACCGCCAAAGAACACGAATGGGCGCAAAAGGCAATCGCTGGAGAACAAGAGTATCTCGACTACTACTATACGTTTAGCGATCGCACTTTACCAGATATCTACGAGCCAGATTTACCAGAAATCTTTCCTAACGATGCACCAGGAAATTTTAGCTGGTATCCGAATATGGGAGATACTGGACGCTGGGTTTGGACAACCTTCAATGAATTTCAATGGGATCTCAACTACACAAATCCTGCGGTATTTCGAGAAGTAGTTGATATTATGTTTTTCCTATCCAACCAAGGTGGCGATATCTTACGATTAGATGCTGCACCGTTTATTTGGAAACGCGAGGGAACCAACTGCCAAAATCAACCCGAAGTATTTAAGCTGATCCAGGCATTTCGCGCCATCATGAGAGTTGTTGCTCCGGGGACAATTCTCAAAGCTGAGGCAATTGTGCCACCGGACGAACTTCAGAAATATCTTGGTGTTAAAGCAACCGTTGAGAAGCAGTGCGAATTAGCGTATAACAATCAACTTATGGTGTTGCTGTGGAGTTCCTTAGCCACACACAAAGTCAATTTAATGACCCATGTGTTTCATAGTTCGCCCAAAATGATGATTGGTTGCGCTCCCATCAACTACCTTCGCAACCACGACGATATCGGCTGGGCAATGACGGATCGAGCTCTTGAAACAGTTGGTGAAAATGGTTTTCTTCATCGCCAATTTTTGAATCAATTCTACAGTGGAAACTTTGACGGTTCTTTTGCTAAAGGAAGTTTATTTCAATTCAATCCCGAAACAAAAGATGCTCGGATAACTGGCACCACTGCTTCCCTGTGCGGATTGGAAAAAGCTTTGGCGATAGGAGACGAAAATGAAATTGACTTAGCCGTGCGTCGTATTCTGCTGATGCACAGTATTATTTTCGGCTTTGGTGGTATTCCAGTAATTCATATGGGGGATGAATTAGGTTTATTAAATGATTTGTCCTATATGAATGATGAAACAAAAGCTACAGATAATCGTTGGATGCATCGCCCATCAATGGATTGGGATAAAGCAAAATTACGCCATGATAACAACACTATTGAAGGAAGAATTTTTCAAGGTCTTCTTCATTTAATTAAAGCCCGTAAGTCCACCTCACTTCTTCACTGTTTTTCCTTCTTCTACCCAATGTGGACTGGTAACAATAGCGTTTTAGCATACTGTCAAAAGCGTGCGGAAGGAACGGTGATGGTATTGGCTAACTTTAGTGAAACCCAAAAGTCAATTGATGCTAAAATGCTCGATTATGCTGAGATGAGTGGAGACATTCGTAATTTGCTAGCTTCAGGCGCTCCCCCAAATATTATTAATGGGCGCATTCATCTGCAAACTTATGAAACTATGTGGTTAGCTGATAATTAA
- a CDS encoding adenylate/guanylate cyclase domain-containing protein, giving the protein MISTDKEQKSPTRRLTTLYISSLAVVACLSIAGQFIIQRLLSQQQVDIQVISNVQHQQILSQRLAKLALALKLTQDENRRQTLVKDFEQTIVEWETTEENLEQLETSVNASPGRSVKIRNIIEQIHPNCKKMVDAAKQLLSTAKTGKFQPRVMLSQPLRQISASERQFEKQVDRVISEYNQYTAQAVTELKHIEMALLVLTLLVLISEGFLIFQPAVEQLRTTFNKLTEEQKKSEHLLLNILPETVANRLKEQPTTIAEAFAEVTVLFADIVGFTQLSTQVSPQELVGLLNQIFSAFDELAEKHGLEKIKTIGDAYMVVGGLPNPQKDHAEAIVKMALDMQQAIKKFNVETGSNCNIRIGINTGPVVAGVIGIKKFIYDLWGDTVNIASRMESHGIPGNIQISQTTYEIIKDKFTDTFTNQYLLESRGLIEIKGKGEMQTYLVVGKDK; this is encoded by the coding sequence ATGATAAGCACCGATAAGGAACAAAAATCTCCTACTCGCCGTCTAACAACGCTCTATATTTCTTCTTTAGCTGTGGTCGCTTGTTTATCGATTGCGGGACAATTTATCATTCAACGTTTGCTATCTCAGCAGCAAGTAGATATTCAGGTAATAAGCAACGTTCAACATCAACAAATACTCAGTCAAAGATTAGCTAAATTAGCTTTAGCTCTAAAGTTGACACAGGATGAAAATCGTCGTCAAACTTTAGTAAAAGACTTTGAGCAAACTATTGTTGAGTGGGAAACTACAGAAGAAAATTTAGAACAGTTGGAAACTTCAGTAAATGCTTCTCCGGGGAGAAGCGTTAAAATCAGAAATATTATTGAGCAAATTCATCCTAATTGCAAAAAAATGGTTGATGCTGCAAAGCAATTGCTTTCCACAGCCAAGACTGGAAAATTTCAACCTCGTGTTATGCTTTCCCAGCCTTTAAGACAAATTTCGGCTAGTGAAAGACAATTTGAAAAGCAAGTGGATAGAGTAATTTCTGAATATAATCAATATACAGCACAAGCAGTTACCGAGCTAAAGCATATTGAAATGGCATTGCTTGTTTTAACTTTACTAGTATTAATATCGGAAGGTTTTTTGATATTTCAACCGGCAGTCGAGCAACTCCGCACTACGTTTAATAAACTTACCGAAGAACAGAAAAAATCAGAACATTTATTGCTAAATATATTACCAGAAACTGTAGCTAATCGTTTGAAAGAACAACCAACTACTATTGCGGAAGCATTCGCAGAAGTAACGGTTTTATTTGCCGATATAGTCGGTTTTACCCAGCTTTCTACTCAAGTCTCTCCTCAAGAATTAGTGGGATTGCTCAATCAAATTTTTTCAGCTTTTGACGAACTTGCAGAAAAACATGGTTTAGAAAAAATAAAGACAATCGGCGATGCTTACATGGTGGTTGGTGGTCTACCAAATCCTCAAAAAGACCATGCAGAAGCTATAGTAAAAATGGCGTTAGATATGCAGCAAGCTATAAAGAAATTTAACGTTGAAACTGGCTCAAATTGCAATATTCGGATTGGGATTAATACTGGTCCTGTTGTTGCAGGAGTTATAGGAATTAAAAAGTTTATTTATGATTTATGGGGTGATACTGTTAATATTGCTAGTCGTATGGAATCACACGGAATTCCCGGTAATATTCAAATTTCTCAAACTACTTACGAAATAATCAAAGATAAATTTACAGATACATTTACAAATCAATATTTATTAGAATCGCGCGGTTTAATTGAAATCAAAGGTAAAGGAGAGATGCAGACTTATTTGGTGGTTGGGAAGGACAAATAG
- a CDS encoding DUF1565 domain-containing protein: MLKLIYVSPTTGNDSNSGSQQAPLKTITQALKQSASGTKIQLAEDSYNATSGETFPLIVPFGVTIMGNENHKGRGIVINGSGRHLSPNFAGQNVTIVLNNAARLRGVTVTNPASRGTAVWIESASPAVINCTFINSQREGVFVTGNANPAIKDNIFTRNSANGISITKNSRGEIKGNDCFQTGFGIAIGDRATSILTENRIYENRSGIVVSGDARPVLRDNLCENNIQDGLTVVSNALPDIGRNFSPGNNVFRDNGQFDIQNASIHKLISIDNQVDPLSVNGNVQFFADPEPEIEPEPEPQPQPEAQPQPEVQPRSRISELTDISGHWASEFIQELVNLGIVKGFPNRTFRADATMTRSQYAALLVKAFNPELLRESIKFEDVKQSYWAYKVIQQAYQSKLLSGYPGKKFFPNQNIPRIQVIVSLVNGLGLTTEGEIDLSIYKDQNKIPDYGKDEVATATQNRLIVNYPDTGKLNPNQAATRAEVAVMVYQVLVLIGQVREINSSYIIG, from the coding sequence ATGCTTAAATTAATTTATGTAAGTCCGACTACCGGCAACGATAGTAATTCTGGTAGCCAACAAGCGCCACTTAAAACAATTACTCAAGCCCTGAAGCAATCTGCCTCGGGAACGAAAATTCAACTTGCTGAAGATAGCTACAACGCTACGAGTGGAGAAACATTTCCTTTAATTGTGCCGTTTGGAGTCACAATTATGGGTAATGAAAATCACAAAGGGCGCGGCATTGTAATTAATGGTAGTGGCAGACATCTCAGCCCTAATTTTGCCGGACAAAATGTGACAATTGTATTAAACAATGCGGCTCGACTGCGAGGAGTCACTGTGACAAATCCGGCTAGCCGTGGTACTGCTGTCTGGATTGAATCGGCTTCGCCCGCAGTTATAAATTGTACCTTCATTAACTCTCAACGCGAAGGAGTTTTTGTTACTGGTAATGCCAATCCAGCTATCAAAGACAATATATTTACTCGAAATTCTGCAAATGGTATTTCTATTACTAAAAATTCTCGGGGTGAAATTAAAGGTAATGATTGTTTTCAAACGGGTTTTGGTATAGCTATTGGGGATAGGGCTACGAGTATACTTACGGAGAATAGAATTTACGAAAATCGTTCTGGAATAGTTGTATCTGGTGATGCTCGTCCGGTTTTGCGAGACAACCTATGCGAAAACAATATCCAAGACGGTTTAACTGTTGTTTCAAATGCATTACCTGATATTGGCAGGAATTTTAGCCCCGGAAACAATGTTTTTCGCGATAATGGTCAATTTGACATTCAAAATGCCAGCATTCACAAATTGATTTCCATAGATAATCAGGTAGATCCCCTATCTGTGAATGGGAACGTACAGTTTTTTGCAGATCCCGAACCCGAAATCGAGCCAGAACCCGAACCACAACCCCAACCAGAAGCTCAACCCCAGCCAGAAGTACAACCACGATCGCGAATTAGTGAATTAACTGATATCAGCGGTCACTGGGCAAGCGAATTTATACAAGAGCTTGTCAACTTAGGCATAGTTAAAGGATTTCCCAATCGCACCTTTAGAGCAGATGCAACAATGACGCGATCGCAATATGCGGCATTGTTAGTAAAAGCCTTTAATCCCGAGCTTTTGCGCGAATCGATAAAATTTGAGGATGTGAAACAAAGCTACTGGGCATATAAAGTAATTCAGCAAGCATACCAAAGTAAGCTTCTTTCGGGATATCCGGGGAAAAAATTCTTCCCCAATCAAAATATTCCTCGCATACAGGTTATTGTCTCCTTAGTAAACGGATTAGGATTAACCACTGAAGGAGAAATTGACCTAAGTATATATAAGGACCAAAATAAAATTCCCGATTACGGGAAAGATGAAGTAGCAACAGCGACTCAAAATAGATTAATTGTTAACTATCCCGACACAGGAAAACTTAACCCCAATCAAGCTGCAACTCGTGCAGAAGTAGCGGTAATGGTTTATCAAGTATTAGTTCTAATCGGACAAGTAAGAGAAATCAATTCATCTTATATTATTGGTTAA
- a CDS encoding HNH endonuclease: MVQQNNQNSDFEVYLSRVEQHISTLSGKPKKLSQVKILILRTLWEEGSQFPKGWVLSNKLLQLTEQKYFDRRIRELRNEAGCTIETGIFNGRSAYRLLTDQLGQAFDRTYLTAAQKKKLFEKFNYQCAVCNRSFSPGEKGLEADHKIPLIRGGSSNLDNWQALCIDCNVSKRRSCQDCQENCYQCAWTFPENYGQITPVSLPNQLLNSLREIAQKKGVHSQDLIIEAVEKLIKEQS; this comes from the coding sequence GTGGTTCAGCAAAATAATCAAAATTCTGACTTTGAGGTGTATCTATCCCGAGTTGAACAACACATATCTACGTTATCAGGAAAACCAAAAAAACTTAGTCAAGTAAAAATTTTAATTCTTCGGACTCTTTGGGAAGAAGGAAGTCAGTTTCCTAAAGGATGGGTTTTATCAAATAAGCTACTTCAATTAACAGAACAGAAATATTTTGATAGACGAATACGAGAATTGAGAAATGAAGCTGGATGTACAATTGAGACTGGAATATTTAATGGTCGATCTGCATACCGACTTTTAACCGATCAATTGGGACAAGCTTTTGATAGAACCTATTTAACAGCTGCTCAAAAAAAGAAACTTTTTGAAAAATTTAATTATCAATGTGCTGTCTGTAATCGTTCTTTTTCGCCAGGAGAAAAAGGATTAGAAGCCGATCATAAAATTCCTTTGATTCGCGGTGGAAGTTCAAATTTAGATAATTGGCAAGCATTGTGTATTGATTGTAACGTCTCAAAAAGAAGGTCTTGTCAAGACTGTCAAGAAAATTGTTACCAATGTGCTTGGACATTTCCTGAAAATTATGGTCAAATTACTCCAGTAAGCTTGCCCAATCAACTATTAAATTCTTTACGCGAAATAGCACAAAAAAAAGGCGTACATTCTCAGGATTTAATCATTGAAGCGGTGGAAAAATTGATAAAGGAACAAAGTTAA
- a CDS encoding DUF5996 family protein, whose product MANYTEAFPSLPSTAWQQTSSTLQLWTQIIGKIRMELTPLINHWWNVTLYVTSRGLTTSSIPYSTLFFQIDFDFIAHELCISTSDGQRRSFALKSYSVAEFYQKTMDALASLGIKVKIWTMPQEVSNPILFENDTKHASYDPEYAHRFWQVLVQTNRVFTQFRSRFMGKVSPTHFFWGSFDLALTRFSGRTAPKHPGASGVADSITHEAYSHEVSSCGFWPGGGGVEPFFYSYAYPEPEGFKEYQIKPEAAYYHKDIQEFVLPLESLRISDSPDETLLSFLQSTYEAAAVLGKWDREALERP is encoded by the coding sequence ATGGCAAATTACACCGAAGCTTTTCCATCATTACCATCAACAGCATGGCAACAAACGTCCTCTACTCTACAGTTATGGACGCAAATAATCGGTAAAATCCGCATGGAATTAACTCCACTTATCAACCACTGGTGGAATGTCACCCTCTACGTTACATCAAGAGGATTAACCACTTCTTCCATACCCTACTCCACTCTTTTCTTCCAAATAGACTTTGATTTCATCGCTCACGAACTTTGTATTTCTACATCTGACGGACAGCGTAGATCCTTCGCTTTAAAATCATATTCTGTAGCCGAATTTTATCAGAAAACAATGGACGCTTTGGCATCCCTTGGCATTAAAGTCAAAATATGGACAATGCCTCAAGAAGTATCCAACCCCATCCTCTTCGAGAATGATACAAAACACGCATCTTATGACCCCGAATACGCACATCGATTTTGGCAAGTATTAGTACAAACAAATCGCGTATTTACACAGTTTCGTTCCCGTTTTATGGGTAAAGTTAGTCCCACACATTTCTTTTGGGGTAGCTTCGACTTAGCCCTTACCCGCTTTTCGGGACGCACTGCACCAAAACATCCCGGTGCCTCTGGAGTCGCTGATTCCATCACCCATGAAGCATATTCCCACGAAGTCAGCAGTTGCGGATTTTGGCCTGGTGGAGGCGGAGTAGAGCCATTTTTCTATTCTTACGCTTATCCAGAACCCGAAGGATTCAAAGAATACCAAATCAAGCCAGAAGCAGCTTATTACCACAAAGACATACAGGAATTTGTTCTACCTTTAGAATCATTAAGAATATCAGACTCCCCCGATGAAACCTTATTATCCTTTCTACAAAGTACTTACGAAGCAGCAGCAGTACTAGGTAAATGGGATAGAGAAGCATTAGAGCGTCCTTAA
- a CDS encoding DNA cytosine methyltransferase, whose product MKRLTSLELCAGAGGQALGLEQAGFSHIALIENDSHPCNTLKLNRPNWNVIKADLRAFDAREFKGIDMVAGGVPCQPFSSGGKQLGCLDERDLFPEVIRIISECLPNFILLENVRGLSSIKFNNYRNWIISELNYLGYYCEWKVINSAEYGVSQARLRFILVGRKDKEVLFPWTKSIVKTNTVGEVLRDLMGTKGWLGLNDWVKKANQIAPCLVGGSKKHGGADLGPQRAKKEWLELGIDGKSIANEAPERDFLGLPRLTNRMAARLQGFPDDWYFSGGKTAVYRQIGNAFPPPVAKAFGIAFYKWLYIENNSSEKSEQLELPLVFS is encoded by the coding sequence ATGAAAAGATTAACAAGTCTGGAATTATGTGCAGGTGCCGGTGGGCAAGCTTTAGGTTTAGAGCAAGCAGGATTTTCTCATATAGCACTGATTGAAAATGACAGCCATCCTTGTAATACTCTAAAACTAAATAGACCTAATTGGAATGTTATAAAAGCAGATTTAAGAGCATTTGATGCTAGAGAATTTAAAGGAATTGATATGGTTGCAGGAGGAGTACCTTGTCAACCTTTTAGTTCGGGAGGAAAGCAACTTGGTTGCTTAGATGAAAGAGATTTATTTCCAGAAGTAATTAGAATTATCTCTGAATGTTTACCTAATTTCATTCTTTTAGAAAATGTCAGAGGACTTAGCAGCATTAAGTTTAATAACTACCGCAACTGGATTATTTCGGAGTTAAATTATTTAGGTTATTACTGTGAATGGAAAGTGATAAATTCTGCTGAATATGGTGTTTCTCAAGCCCGCTTAAGATTCATTCTTGTAGGGAGAAAAGACAAAGAAGTTCTTTTTCCTTGGACAAAATCAATTGTTAAAACAAATACTGTGGGAGAAGTTCTAAGGGATTTAATGGGTACAAAAGGGTGGTTAGGATTAAATGATTGGGTCAAAAAAGCTAATCAAATTGCTCCTTGCTTGGTTGGAGGTAGCAAAAAACATGGAGGAGCCGATTTAGGACCGCAACGTGCTAAAAAAGAATGGCTTGAACTTGGTATTGACGGAAAAAGTATTGCAAATGAAGCACCCGAAAGAGACTTTTTAGGATTACCTAGATTAACCAACAGAATGGCTGCGAGGCTTCAAGGTTTTCCCGATGATTGGTATTTTTCTGGAGGAAAGACAGCAGTTTATCGCCAGATTGGTAATGCTTTTCCCCCACCAGTTGCTAAAGCATTTGGGATTGCATTCTACAAATGGCTATATATAGAAAACAATTCCAGCGAAAAAAGCGAACAATTAGAACTGCCTTTAGTATTTAGTTAA
- a CDS encoding helix-turn-helix domain-containing protein translates to MDKSIVSSEYQTFLKLLRNIRTERGCTQESLAKAVGETQSFISKCERGERRIDVVELRHFCVGIGITLTEFTQKFEEALVRG, encoded by the coding sequence GTGGATAAAAGTATAGTTTCAAGCGAATATCAAACCTTTCTCAAGCTGCTAAGGAATATCCGAACTGAACGTGGATGCACCCAAGAAAGCCTTGCAAAAGCAGTTGGTGAAACTCAATCATTCATTAGTAAATGTGAACGAGGCGAAAGACGTATAGACGTTGTTGAATTACGACATTTTTGTGTGGGGATTGGAATTACTCTTACAGAATTCACACAAAAATTTGAAGAAGCCTTAGTACGAGGTTAA
- a CDS encoding efflux RND transporter periplasmic adaptor subunit, which translates to MKTDVKSQNYSSSKFHTNHSHKKKNRFLFWLLGCACLGGIVYTLQHFVVANIPQTKSKLLTAPVTRQNLNMTISANGTIQPERTVNVSPKNAGILKKLLVNEGVLVKQGQIIAYMDDVNLQGELIQARAKLASAEANLQKLKSGNRPEDIIQAQAQLEESQANLTKLIAGNRREDITQALSRVKQAELAFKQANEELGRYEKLFKAGAISRQNFSDYQTKRDTSMLQLQESQQALALKKSGTRREDIEQAQAKVKQFQQALKLTQVGARKEDIEQARAEVNSARGSLQTIQARIYDTVIRAPFDGLIAKIYAEPGSFVTPTTSGSAISSALSSSILSLTSKNQVVANVAESNISKIKIGQKVKISVDAYPQQNFLGRVSQIASQATIEQNVTSFEVKIALVSDKEQLLKSGMNVSAEFQIGELENSLVVPTVAIIRQQNQSGVYIVGADNKPQFVSVKTGVTVKNKTQILSGITADKQVLISSPPGIKTNSSPPGIFPPPPENMQR; encoded by the coding sequence ATGAAAACTGACGTAAAAAGCCAAAATTATTCATCATCAAAATTCCATACAAACCATAGCCATAAAAAGAAAAATCGTTTTCTCTTCTGGCTACTAGGATGTGCTTGCTTGGGAGGAATAGTCTATACCTTACAACATTTTGTAGTTGCAAATATTCCTCAAACAAAAAGTAAATTATTGACTGCTCCAGTTACCAGGCAAAATTTAAACATGACAATTTCCGCTAACGGTACTATTCAGCCAGAGCGCACGGTAAATGTAAGTCCAAAAAACGCTGGTATTTTAAAAAAGCTGTTAGTCAATGAAGGTGTTTTAGTAAAACAAGGACAAATTATTGCTTATATGGATGACGTAAATCTTCAAGGAGAACTCATCCAAGCAAGAGCAAAATTGGCTTCAGCAGAGGCTAATTTACAAAAATTAAAATCGGGAAATCGTCCCGAAGATATCATTCAAGCACAAGCGCAGTTAGAAGAAAGCCAAGCCAATCTGACAAAACTAATTGCGGGGAATCGTCGTGAAGATATTACTCAAGCTTTATCTCGTGTAAAACAAGCAGAACTTGCTTTTAAGCAAGCAAACGAAGAGTTGGGGCGCTATGAAAAACTTTTTAAAGCTGGTGCAATATCCCGCCAAAATTTCAGCGATTATCAAACAAAGCGGGATACAAGTATGTTGCAATTGCAAGAATCTCAACAAGCTTTGGCATTAAAAAAATCGGGTACCCGCAGGGAAGATATCGAACAAGCGCAAGCGAAAGTAAAACAGTTTCAGCAAGCTCTTAAATTAACTCAAGTGGGAGCGCGAAAAGAAGATATTGAACAAGCACGCGCTGAAGTCAACTCTGCAAGAGGTTCTTTACAAACCATTCAAGCCAGAATTTACGATACAGTCATACGCGCACCATTTGATGGTTTGATAGCAAAAATATATGCAGAGCCTGGTTCTTTTGTAACGCCAACAACCTCTGGAAGTGCTATCTCTTCAGCACTTTCGTCTTCGATTTTATCATTGACATCAAAAAATCAAGTAGTGGCTAATGTCGCTGAATCAAATATCTCAAAAATTAAAATTGGTCAAAAAGTTAAAATTTCGGTAGATGCTTATCCCCAGCAAAATTTTTTAGGAAGAGTATCGCAAATTGCATCTCAGGCAACTATTGAGCAAAATGTTACTAGTTTTGAAGTCAAAATCGCTTTAGTTTCTGACAAAGAGCAATTATTAAAATCTGGGATGAATGTAAGTGCGGAATTTCAAATCGGTGAATTAGAAAATTCTTTGGTTGTTCCGACTGTTGCTATTATACGCCAGCAAAATCAAAGCGGTGTCTACATTGTTGGAGCAGATAATAAACCACAATTTGTCTCCGTTAAAACTGGTGTTACTGTTAAAAACAAAACTCAGATACTTTCTGGAATCACTGCTGACAAACAGGTTTTGATTAGTTCTCCACCAGGAATTAAAACTAATTCCTCACCGCCAGGTATTTTTCCACCTCCTCCAGAAAATATGCAGAGATAA
- a CDS encoding acetate kinase, producing MKVLVLNAGSSSQKSCLYDLSNQALPDIAPHPLWEAEIDWTHQKGKAELKVKTRKGKSKTSFDSQSRRADTLEMLKTLWGGENPVIHNPQEIDIVGHRVVHGGDEYRQSTFVTSELKAAIARLSTFAPIHNPVNLEGIESIEEILGDIPQVAVFDTAFHSHLTPAAYTYPIPYKFLQQGIRRYGFHGISHEYCARRAAQILGCDLKELRLITCHLGNGCSLAAIRDGYSVDTTMGFTPLEGLMMGSRSGSVDPGILLHLLRHENYTADELDNLLNRESGLLGISGLSGDLRPILSAAEEGEAQAKLALDIYIHRLRSCIGSMLASLSGLDAIIFTAGAGENSPLIRAATCEGFEFLGWKIDAQKNESSPIDIDIAAPESTVRILPIHTQEDWAIAQACWQLSSSDG from the coding sequence ATGAAAGTTTTGGTATTAAACGCTGGCTCCAGCAGTCAAAAAAGTTGCTTATACGATTTAAGTAATCAGGCTCTCCCAGATATTGCGCCACACCCCCTCTGGGAAGCAGAAATTGACTGGACGCATCAAAAAGGTAAAGCAGAGCTAAAGGTTAAAACCCGTAAAGGTAAATCGAAGACAAGCTTTGATTCTCAATCTCGACGGGCTGATACTTTAGAAATGCTCAAAACCCTTTGGGGTGGAGAGAATCCGGTAATTCACAATCCCCAGGAAATTGATATTGTCGGTCATCGAGTGGTGCATGGAGGAGATGAATATCGGCAAAGTACCTTTGTCACTTCCGAACTCAAAGCAGCCATTGCTCGTTTATCAACATTTGCACCCATTCATAATCCAGTTAATTTAGAAGGTATTGAATCTATTGAAGAAATTTTGGGTGATATACCCCAAGTAGCAGTATTTGACACCGCTTTTCATTCCCATTTGACTCCTGCTGCTTACACTTATCCCATTCCCTATAAATTTCTGCAACAAGGCATTCGCCGCTATGGCTTTCACGGTATCAGTCATGAATACTGCGCTCGCCGTGCGGCTCAAATTCTTGGCTGCGATTTAAAAGAGTTACGTTTAATTACCTGTCATTTGGGAAATGGCTGCTCCCTCGCAGCAATTCGCGATGGCTACAGTGTTGATACCACAATGGGTTTCACTCCTTTAGAAGGGTTAATGATGGGCAGCCGTTCTGGCTCCGTAGACCCCGGTATTTTATTACATTTATTACGCCACGAGAACTATACTGCTGACGAATTAGATAATCTCCTCAATCGCGAATCTGGTTTGCTTGGTATTTCTGGATTATCGGGTGACTTACGCCCAATTTTATCCGCAGCTGAGGAAGGAGAAGCACAAGCGAAATTAGCTTTAGATATATATATACATCGATTACGCTCCTGTATTGGCTCAATGCTGGCGAGTCTTTCCGGATTAGATGCAATAATATTTACTGCCGGAGCAGGTGAAAATTCTCCTTTAATTCGCGCTGCAACCTGTGAAGGGTTTGAATTCTTGGGTTGGAAAATTGACGCTCAAAAAAATGAATCTTCCCCCATTGATATAGATATTGCCGCCCCGGAATCTACGGTAAGAATCTTGCCAATTCATACCCAGGAAGACTGGGCGATCGCACAAGCTTGTTGGCAGTTGTCATCATCTGATGGTTAA